The Nicotiana tomentosiformis chromosome 2, ASM39032v3, whole genome shotgun sequence genome includes the window AGAATGCCCTAGATTATTGAATAGGactccacaacagagttctcgatcGATGGTACCAGCACCATCAATTCCACCACCTACCCACCTAGCTCGGGgaggggctcagtcagctaggcaTCActtaagagggggaggccgatcaggttgTGGTCAGACCCGATTCTATGccattcctgccaggccagatattgttgcttcagatgcagtgatcacaggtattgtctcagtgtgccatagggaagattctatattatttgaccctggttccacatattcgtatgctTCGTCATATTTTATTTGTTATCTGGacaaagaaagatggtactatgcatatgtgcatcgactacagatagttgaacaaagttacgattaagaacaagtatcctttgccatatattgataatttatttgaccagcttcagggagcgagggtgttctccaaaattgatttgagatctgggtatcacttgttaaaaattcgggatttggatattctaaagacggcattcaggacccactatggtcattatgaatttctcgtgatgtcttttgggttgaccaacgccccagcagcatctatgcacttgatgaacagtatattccagccatatcttcaTTCATTattcgtagtatttattgatgatatcctggtgtactcacatagctaggaggagcatgcacaatacttgagtattgtattatagagattgcaggaagag containing:
- the LOC138906075 gene encoding uncharacterized protein, which gives rise to MPVVFILGQPYYNKGRPYRPVQMARSAQRGASNSHDSYSSRSEQSSFSALPALNSHHASSARVSTGSASGYKNQQLYQRRGCFECGDVGHIKRECPRLLNRTPQQSSRSMVPAPSIPPPTHLARGGAQSARHHLRGGGRSGCGQTRFYAIPARPDIVASDAVITGIVSVCHREDSILFDPGSTYSYASSYFICYLDKERWYYAYVHRLQIVEQSYD